The following are from one region of the Aspergillus chevalieri M1 DNA, chromosome 1, nearly complete sequence genome:
- a CDS encoding putative xanthine dehydrogenase HxA (COG:F;~EggNog:ENOG410PHQC;~InterPro:IPR036683,IPR008274,IPR005107,IPR036318, IPR037165,IPR001041,IPR006058,IPR002888,IPR000674, IPR016208,IPR002346,IPR036884,IPR016166,IPR036856, IPR036010;~PFAM:PF02738,PF03450,PF00111,PF00941,PF01799, PF01315;~go_function: GO:0005506 - iron ion binding [Evidence IEA];~go_function: GO:0009055 - electron transfer activity [Evidence IEA];~go_function: GO:0016491 - oxidoreductase activity [Evidence IEA];~go_function: GO:0046872 - metal ion binding [Evidence IEA];~go_function: GO:0050660 - flavin adenine dinucleotide binding [Evidence IEA];~go_function: GO:0051536 - iron-sulfur cluster binding [Evidence IEA];~go_function: GO:0051537 - 2 iron, 2 sulfur cluster binding [Evidence IEA];~go_function: GO:0071949 - FAD binding [Evidence IEA];~go_process: GO:0055114 - oxidation-reduction process [Evidence IEA]), translating to MSPGITETVVPSKATTLTHLTEGWDDTLRFYLNGTRVTLDSIDPEVTLLEYLRGIGLKGTKLGCAEGGCGACTVVVSHFNPTTKKIYHASINACLAPLVSVDGKHVITIEGIGSIKNPHAVQQRIAVGNGSQCGFCTPGIVMSLYALLRNNPKPSELAVEEAFDGNLCRCTGYRPILDAAQSFNTSNICGKATANGGGGCCMEKQNGSCCEEHPETHGENGSSAKFSPPDFIPYSPDTELIFPSALRKHEFRPLALGNKRKKWYRPATLEQLLEIKSVHPTAKLIGGSTETQIETKFKALRYNPSVYVGDIIELRQYSFQDDHLEIGANVSLTDLDDICEEALERYGPVRGQPFNAIKKQLRYFAGRQIRNVASPAGNLATASPISDLNPVFVATNTVLTAKSLGKETDLPMSEFFKGYRTTALPPDAIIASLRIPISQAKGEYIRAYKQSKRKDDDIAIVNAALRVSLSPTNDVTGVNLVFGGLAPMTVSAKNAETFLNGKRFTSPATLEGTMGALERDFDLKFGVPGGMATYRRSLALGFFYRFYHDVLRELNVCAADLDEDVVAEIERAISSGKKDQESSVAYEQNTLGKSTPHVSAMKQATGEAQYTDDIPAQQNELYGCLVISAKAHAKILNVDASAALDMPGAHYFVTHKDLPSPEANWWGAPVSDEQFFAVDKVTTAGQPIGMILASSAKAAEDASRAVKVEYEDLPAILTIEEAIEAKSFFGHDHSIKNGDTDSAFKQADHVFTGVSRMGGQEHFYLETQACVAIPKLEDGEMEVWSSTQNPTETQAYVAQVTGVAENKIVSRVKRLGGGFGGKETRSVLLAGICATAAAKARRPVRCMLNRDEDIAVSGQRHPFLCQWKVGVAKDGKLLALDADVFANGGNTQDLSAAVVDRSLSHIDNVYNFPNVNVRGRICKTNTVSNTAFRGFGGPQGLFFAECIVEEVADYLNIPVEKLREKNMYQPGDKTHFNQELKDWHVPLMYKQVLEESSYKERRKAVEEYNKNHRWSKRGMAIIPTKFGISFTATFLNQAGALVHIYRDGSVLVAHGGVEMGQGLHTKMIMIAAEALQVPQSDVFISETATNTVANTSPTAASASSDLNGYAIFNACEQLNQRLQPYRKKMPNASLKDLANAAYFDRVNLSAQGYYRTPDIGYVWGENTGQMFFYFTQGVTAAEVQIDTLTGDWTVLRADIKMDVGQSINPAVDYGQIEGAFIQGQGLFTTEESLWHRATGQIATKGPGNYKIPGFRDIPQVFNVSLLKDVEWENLRTIQRSRGVGEPPLFMGSAVFFGIRDALKAARREWGVSEVLRLRSPATPERIRVSCVDPIIERVRVVPEKEEKSFFVEI from the exons ATGTCTCCCGGAATCACAGAGACTGTGGTCCCCAGCAAAGCCACGACCCTCACTCATCTTACCGAAGGATGGGACGACACTCTCCGATTTTACCTAAACGGCACGAGAGTCACGCTAGACTCGATCGACCCCGAAGTTACACTACTCGAATATCTGAGAGGCATTGGGCTGAAAGGCACCAAGTTAGGCTGTGCGGAGGGAGGTTGTGGAGCATGCACTGTA GTTGTCTCGCATTTCAACCCAACGACCAAGAAAATCTACCATGCCTCCATCAACGCTTGTCTTGCGCCTTTGGTTAGTGTCGATGGGAAACATGTTATAACAATCGAGGGGATTGGGAGTATCAAGAACCCTCATGCTGTGCAGCAACGGATCGCGGTGGGAAATGGAAGTCAGTGCGGGTTCTGTACGCCAGGGATTGTCATG AGTCTCTACGCCCTCCTGCGTAACAACCCGAAGCCGTCGGAACTTGCCGTTGAAGAAGCTTTTGATGGAAACCTTTGCCGGTGCACCGGATACCGGCCTATCTTGGACGCAGCCCAGAGCTTCAATACATCGAATATTTGTGGGAAAGCGACTGCAAATGGCGGAGGTGGCTGTTGTATGGAGAAACAGAACGGTTCATGCTGCGAAGAGCACCCGGAGACCCACGGTGAAAATGGCAGTTCGGCGAAATTTTCACCACCGGATTTCATCCCTTACAGCCCAGACACGGAATTAATATTCCCTTCGGCTCTACGGAAACATGAATTTCGACCACTGGCATTGGGCAACAAACGAAAGAAGTGGTATCGACCTGCTACATTGGAACAGCTCCTGGAAATAAAGAGCGTTCATCCTACAGCAAAGCTCATCGGCGGGAGCACTGAGACACAGATCGAGACTAAGTTTAAGGCTTTGCGGTATAATCCCTCCGTCTACGTGGGCGATATTATCGAACTGCGCCAGTACTCCTTTCAAGACGACCACTTGGAGATCGGCGCCAACGTGTCTCTGACCGACCTCGACGATATCTGCGAAGAAGCCCTGGAAAGATATGGCCCTGTTCGGGGCCAGCCCTTCAACGCCATCAAGAAACAGCTCCGTTACTTCGCCGGGAGGCAAATTCGGAATGTCGCATCTCCGGCTGGAAATTTGGCTACCGCGTCGCCCATTTCAGATCTAAACCCAGTTTTTGTCGCAACGAATACGGTCTTGACTGCCAAGTCACTGGGTAAAGAGACAGACCTACCGATGAGCGAATTCTTCAAAGGGTACCGAACGACCGCTCTTCCTCCGGACGCTATTATTGCCAGTCTACGCATTCCAATCTCGCAGGCAAAAGGGGAATATATCCGTGCTTACAAGCAGTCAAAAAGaaaggatgatgatattgccATTGTCAACGCCGCTCTACGCGTATCACTCTCGCCCACGAACGATGTCACAGGCGTGAACTTGGTTTTCGGAGGTCTAGCCCCGATGACTGTCTCTGCGAAGAATGCAGAAACTTTCTTAAACGGAAAAAGGTTCACCAGCCCTGCTACCTTGGAGGGTACCATGGGTGCCCTAGAGAGGGACTTTGATCTGAAGTTTGGAGTTCCGGGCGGTATGGCTACGTATCGCAGGTCTCTTGCTTTGGGTTTCTTTTACCGATTCTACCATGACGTCCTCCGCGAGCTCAATGTCTGTGCCGCTGATCTTGATGAGGACGTGGTCGCTGAAATCGAGAGAGCTATTTCTTCTGGGAAGAAGGATCAGGAGTCATCAGTGGCTTATGAACAAAACACCCTTGGGAAATCTACACCTCACGTCTCGGCGATGAAACAAGCCACTGGTGAGGCTCAATATACCGACGACATCCCTGCGCAGCAGAACGAGCTATACGGTTGCCTTGTCATCTCAGCTAAAGCTCATGCCAAGATTCTTAATGTTGACGCATCCGCGGCTTTGGATATGCCAGGTGCCCACTATTTCGTCACGCATAAGGACTTGCCCAGCCCAGAAGCCAATTGGTGGGGCGCTCCAGTATCCGATGAGCAGTTCTTTGCAGTGGACAAGGTTACTACCGCCGGCCAGCCTATCGGCATGATCCTTGCAAGCTCAGCGAAGGCTGCTGAAGATGCTTCCAGGGCTGTCAAAGTCGAATACGAGGATTTGCCGGCAATCCTGACCATTGAGGAGGCAATTGAAGCGAAATCGTTCTTTGGCCATGACCATTCCATCAAAAATGGTGATACCGATTCTGCTTTCAAACAAGCGGACCATGTCTTTACGGGGGTGTCGAGGATGGGTGGCCAGGAGCACTTTTATCTGGAAACACAGGCTTGTGTGGCCATTCCGAAGCTCGAGGATGGTGAAATGGAGGTCTGGAGTAGTACTCAGAACCCTACCGAGAC ACAAGCATACGTTGCTCAGGTTACCGGCGTTGCTGAGAATAAGATTGTTTCTAGAGTCAAGCGACTCGGTGGTGGTTTCGGCGGTAAAGAAACGCGCTCCGTTCTGCTCGCTGGTATATGCGCCACAGCAGCTGCAAAGGCTAGGCGACCGGTTCGATGCATGCTCAACCGCGATGAAGATATTGCCGTCTCAGGACAGCGTCATCCGTTCCTCTGCCAATGGAAGGTGGGGGTGGCCAAAGATGGAAAGCTTCTTGCACTTGACGCAGATGTCTTTGCCAATGGTGGCAATACGCAAGATCTCTCTGCCGCGGTTGTAGATAGAAGTTTGTCGCATATTGACAACGTTTACAACTTTCCAAATGTCAATGTTCGGGGTCGCATTTGCAAGACCAACACGGTATCCAACACCGCATTCCGTGGATTTGGAGGTCCCCAGGGGCTTTTCTTCGCGGAATGCATTGTGGAAGAAGTCGCGGATTATCTAAATATCCCCGTGGAGAAGTTACGGGAGAAGAACATGTATCAACCTGGTGACAAGACTCATTTCAACCAGGAGCTCAAGGATTGGCATGTTCCGCTTATGTACAAGCAAGTCCTGGAAGAGAGCTCCTACAAAGAACGCCGGAAAGCCGTGGAAGAATACAACAAGAACCACAGATGGTCGAAACGCGGCATGGCTATCATCCCAACCAAGTTCGGCATCTCCTTCACTGCTACATTCCTGAACCAGGCAGGAGCACTAGTACACATCTACCGTGATGGAAGCGTGCTCGTCGCCCACGGCGGTGTCGAAATGGGCCAGGGCCTACACACCAAAATGATAATGATAGCAGCAGAAGCTCTTCAAGTGCCCCAATCTGACGTCTTCATCTCAGAAACCGCTACAAACACAGTTGCCAACACATCGCCCACAGCCGCCTCCGCTAGTTCCGACCTAAATGGCTACGCCATCTTCAATGCTTGCGAGCAACTCAACCAACGCCTCCAACCCTACCGCAAGAAAATGCCCAATGCCAGCTTAAAAGACCTCGCCAACGCAGCGTACTTCGACCGCGTCAACCTCTCCGCGCAAGGCTACTACCGCACCCCCGACATCGGCTACGTCTGGGGCGAGAACACAGGCCAGATGTTTTTCTACTTCACGCAAGGCGTAACAGCGGCAGAAGTCCAAATTGACACTCTAACAGGCGACTGGACAGTCTTGCGGGCCGATATCAAAATGGACGTCGGCCAATCCATCAATCCCGCCGTCGACTACGGCCAAATCGAAGGCGCTTTTATCCAAGGCCAGGGCCTCTTCACGACCGAAGAAAGCCTCTGGCACAGAGCAACCGGCCAAATCGCCACCAAGGGTCCCGGGAACTACAAAATCCCTGGCTTCCGCGATATCCCGCAGGTCTTCAACGTGAGTCTGCTCAAGGACGTGGAGTGGGAAAATCTACGGACGATCCAGCGCTCGCGGGGTGTTGGCGAGCCGCCGCTTTTTATGGGGAGTGCGGTTTTCTTTGGGATTAGGGATGCGCTCAAGGCGGCGAGGAGGGAGTGGGGGGTTAGTGAggtgttgaggttgaggagtcCGGCGACGCCGGAGAGGATTAGGGTTAGTTGTGTGGATCCGATCATTGAGAGGGTGAGGGTTGTTccggagaaggaggagaagagctTTTTTGTTGAGATTTAG